The Apibacter raozihei DNA segment ATAGTGCTTTATCTACATCAACTCCTCTGATGATATCGGCAACCAATCTCATCTTTCTTGGAGAAGTAGGACAATTATTCAAGCGAGCAATAACCAAATCTTTATTGGCTTCTTTTCGTGCAGCTGCACTATTTTGTTTTCTGTTACCCATTGCTTACTTATTATCTATTTCCTTTATTTTTATTACCTGCATGACCTCTAAACACACGTGTTGGAGAAAACTCTCCTAGCTTATGTCCAACCATATTTTCAGTTACATATACCGGAACAAATTGTTTACCGTTATGTACTGCGAAAGTTTGTCCTACGAAATCCGGAGAAATCATAGATGCTCTAGACCAAGTTTTAATCACGACTTTCTTTCCTGACTCAACATTAGTTTGAACTTTTTTGCTTAATTTATAGTGAATGTAAGGTCCTTTCTTTAACGAACGTGCCATATCTGATTATTTTCTTTTTTGTAAAATATAACGATTCGATTCTTTCTTTTTAGAACGAGTCTTGTATCCTTTTGCAGGCTTACCGTTTCTAGATCTTGGATGTCCTCCGGTTGATCTACCTTCACCACCTCCCATTGGGTGATCTACAGGGTTCATTGCTACTGGTCTTGTTCTAGGTCTTCTTCCTAACCATCTGCTTCTACCTGCTTTACCAGATACGATTAACTGATGGTCTGAGTTGGAAACAGATCCTACGGTAGCCAAACATTCAACTAAAATCATACGAGTTTCTCCTGAAGGCATTTTAAGAACGGCATATTTCCCGTCTCTTGCTATCAGCTGAGCACTGGTACCCGCGCTTCTTGCCATTTTAGCTCCTTGTCCAGGACGAAGTTCGATGCAGGAAATAACAGTACCTAAAGGTATGCTTTTCAATTTCATTGCGTTTCCAATTTCAGGAGCTACTGTTTCTCCTGAAACGACTTTTTGCCCCACTTTAATTCCATGTGGAGCCACAATGTAGCGTTTTTCTCCGTCGGCATATACCAATAAAGCGATAAATGCCGTTCTGTTTGGGTCATATTCTACTGATTTAACAGTAGCCGGAATTCCAAACTTATTTCTTTTGAAATCGATATCTCTGTATCGTTTCTTGTGTCCACCTCCGGTATAACGCATGGTCATTTTTCCGGTATTGTTTCTACCTCCTGATTTGCCTGCTCCTTTTAATAGAGATTTTTCAGGTTTTGAAGTAGTAATTTCTTCAAAATTGTTAACAATTCTGAATCTTTGTCCGGGGGTGATAGGTTTTAATTTTCTTACCGACATGATTCTTTAAATAATTATATAGTTCCAAATACATCAATGGCCTGACCTTCTTTAACGTCAACCATTGCTTTTTTTAACTTATTCGATTTTGCTACCTGTAGCCCTGTTTTTGTGTATTTAGTTTTCACTACAGGGGCAGATATTAGGGTCCTTACTGCAGTTACTTGTACACCATAGGCTTGTTCTACAGCACGTTTGATCTCTGCTTTGCTCGCTCTGGGATTTACTAAAAATGTAAAGCGATTTCTTTTTTCAGCGACATCATTTGCTTTTTCTGATATAATAGGTCTTACTAGTACAGACATAATTCTACTTTCTTAAATTTTCTTGAATTTTTTCTACTGAACCTTCAAATAAAACTACTTCATTCGCTCTTAAAATGTCATAACTGCTTACTGCATTAAATTCTAACACTTTAGTTTCCTGCAAATTACGAGAAGACAAATATACAAATTTGTTAGCCTCTCCTAATACAAACAAAGTCTTTTTGTTAGCCAATCCTAAGTTTTGTATTACCTGAATAAACTCTTTAGTTTTTGGTGATTCGAATTTCAAATCTTCAACTACTTTAAGATTATTGGTTTTTATTTTTTGGCTTAGTACTGATTTTTTAGCTAACCTTTTTAAAGATTTGTTTAATTTAAATCTGTAATCTCTTGGTCTTGGCCCGAATACTCTTGCTCCACCTTTGAACAAAGGATTTTTGATATCCCCTTTTCTGGAACCACCGGTTCCTTTCTGACGGTGTAATTTACGGGTTGAACCGCTTAATTCTGATCTTTCTTTGGACTTATGAGTTCCTTGTCTCTGTGCAGCCAAAAATTGTTTTACCTCAAGGTAAACCGCATGTTGATTAGGCTCCACAGCAAATATTGTTTCGTCTAAAGAAACTTTTCTTCCTGTTTCTTTTCCGTTTTTATCTAGTACTACTAATTCCATCTTCTTACGATTACATATGAATTTTTAGGCCCCGGAATTGCACCTTTTACTACTAAAAGATTTTTTTCTTCGTCCACTTTTATTACCTCTAGATTTTGTACAGTAACCTGATTACCTCCCATTCTTCCAGCCATTCTCATTCCTTTGAAAACTCGTGAAGGGTCTGAACCTGCACCAATAGAACCTGGTGCTCTTAAACGGTTGTGCTGTCCGTGAGTAGCTTGCATTACACCTCCAAATCCGTGTCTTTTAACTACCCCCTGAAAACCTTTTCCTTTAGATGTTCCGGTTACGTCTACGTATTCTCCTTCAGAGAATAAATTTACTTTTACCACATCTCCTAATTTCAAATCATCAAATCCATGATGAAACTCCACCAATTTTCTTTTTGGTGTTGATCCTGCCTTTTTGAAGTGACCTAGTAGAGCTTTGCCTACATTTTTTTCACTTCTGTCATCGAAACCTAATTGAAAGCTTTTATATCCGTCTTTCTCTTTGGTTCTGACCTGTAAAACTGTACATGGACCCGCTTCTATAACGGTACAAGGAATATTCTTACCTTGCTCGTCAAACAAACTGGTCATGCCAATTTTTTTACCAATAATTCCTGACATTTGTTCTATTTATAATTTTTTCGGATTGCAAAAGTATAAAAAAAAATCAACATTTTAACATTCTGATTCAAAATTTTTTATATTCTTTACTTATTTTTATTTTTCTGTATTCGAGATAAATAGAATTTGTCAAAAATTTGTCTTTCTTCTAATTTTAACTGTTTAAAAAACTAAATAAAATTACACAAAATATTTAATTAAAATTCTCATTTCCCCTATCTGAAATTTATCTGATTAAGTATGGTGCGTAATATTTATTATCTTTACATCTTTTAACTATTTAAAATAATTTTATGAGCAAATTAATCCTACCGGAGGGGTACACACCTTCCCTAAACTTAAGACAAACCGAGTTAGGTATTAAACAAATAAAAGACTTTTTCCAGTCTAATTTATCTTCTGAGCTGCATCTACGTCGTGTAACGGCTCCTTTGTTTGTATTAAAGGGTACGGGAATCAATGACGACTTAACGGGTTTGGATCGTGCCGTGACATTTCCGATTAAAGACCTGGGAGATCAGCCAGCAGAAATTGTCCACTCACTGGCAAAGTGGAAACGATTAACTCTTGCCGATCTACAAATCGAAGAAGGATTTGGTATTTACACAGATATGAACGCAATTCGTGCGGATGAGGAAATGGATAACACTCATTCTCTTTATGTTGATCAGTGGGACTGGGAACGTGTGATTTGTATTGAGGATCGTACCGTTTCATTTTTAAAGGAAATCGTAATCAATATTTACGATGCTGTCCGCCGTACAGAATATATGGCTTATGAAATGTATCCGGAGCTAAAGCCTCGTCTTCCTAAAAACATTCAGTTTATTCATTCGGAAGAATTGTTGCAATTATATCCTACTCTTTCGCCTAAAGAAAGGGAAAACAAAATTGCTGAAAAATATGGTGCTGTATTTATTATCGGAATCGGAGATCGTTTGAGTAACGGTGAGCCTCATGATTTACGTTCACCTGATTATGATGACTGGACCTCCGTTTCTGAATTGGGATTGAAAGGACTCAACGGGGATATTATTTTATGGAATGATGTTTTAAAACAGGCTTTTGAAATTTCTTCTATGGGGATACGGGTAGACACTGAAGCTATGATACGACAATTGGAAGCCACCGGACAAAACCAACGTAAAAATTTATATTTCCATCAACGTTTA contains these protein-coding regions:
- the rpsS gene encoding 30S ribosomal protein S19, with the protein product MARSLKKGPYIHYKLSKKVQTNVESGKKVVIKTWSRASMISPDFVGQTFAVHNGKQFVPVYVTENMVGHKLGEFSPTRVFRGHAGNKNKGNR
- the rplB gene encoding 50S ribosomal protein L2; the protein is MSVRKLKPITPGQRFRIVNNFEEITTSKPEKSLLKGAGKSGGRNNTGKMTMRYTGGGHKKRYRDIDFKRNKFGIPATVKSVEYDPNRTAFIALLVYADGEKRYIVAPHGIKVGQKVVSGETVAPEIGNAMKLKSIPLGTVISCIELRPGQGAKMARSAGTSAQLIARDGKYAVLKMPSGETRMILVECLATVGSVSNSDHQLIVSGKAGRSRWLGRRPRTRPVAMNPVDHPMGGGEGRSTGGHPRSRNGKPAKGYKTRSKKKESNRYILQKRK
- the rplW gene encoding 50S ribosomal protein L23, with product MSVLVRPIISEKANDVAEKRNRFTFLVNPRASKAEIKRAVEQAYGVQVTAVRTLISAPVVKTKYTKTGLQVAKSNKLKKAMVDVKEGQAIDVFGTI
- the rplD gene encoding 50S ribosomal protein L4, which produces MELVVLDKNGKETGRKVSLDETIFAVEPNQHAVYLEVKQFLAAQRQGTHKSKERSELSGSTRKLHRQKGTGGSRKGDIKNPLFKGGARVFGPRPRDYRFKLNKSLKRLAKKSVLSQKIKTNNLKVVEDLKFESPKTKEFIQVIQNLGLANKKTLFVLGEANKFVYLSSRNLQETKVLEFNAVSSYDILRANEVVLFEGSVEKIQENLRK
- the rplC gene encoding 50S ribosomal protein L3 produces the protein MSGIIGKKIGMTSLFDEQGKNIPCTVIEAGPCTVLQVRTKEKDGYKSFQLGFDDRSEKNVGKALLGHFKKAGSTPKRKLVEFHHGFDDLKLGDVVKVNLFSEGEYVDVTGTSKGKGFQGVVKRHGFGGVMQATHGQHNRLRAPGSIGAGSDPSRVFKGMRMAGRMGGNQVTVQNLEVIKVDEEKNLLVVKGAIPGPKNSYVIVRRWN
- the asnA gene encoding aspartate--ammonia ligase: MSKLILPEGYTPSLNLRQTELGIKQIKDFFQSNLSSELHLRRVTAPLFVLKGTGINDDLTGLDRAVTFPIKDLGDQPAEIVHSLAKWKRLTLADLQIEEGFGIYTDMNAIRADEEMDNTHSLYVDQWDWERVICIEDRTVSFLKEIVINIYDAVRRTEYMAYEMYPELKPRLPKNIQFIHSEELLQLYPTLSPKERENKIAEKYGAVFIIGIGDRLSNGEPHDLRSPDYDDWTSVSELGLKGLNGDIILWNDVLKQAFEISSMGIRVDTEAMIRQLEATGQNQRKNLYFHQRLLANELPLSIGGGIGQSRLCMFLLQKAHIGEIQSSIWPEDMRSACDKAGIPLII